A window of the Microbulbifer aggregans genome harbors these coding sequences:
- a CDS encoding thioredoxin family protein produces MKRFLLGLACTLIIAVGAVASDSGRVYLPVDDAMEAVDHTLSTARQHKKRALIIMGANWCHDSRALATSLQSEEVAETVSEAFEIQFVDVGFLEKNFEINRRFGLPVIFGTPTVLAIDPETEQLINRSSLHIWSNAASFSSDEVQEKLIALRNVPLEPLEPIEQREPLASLMAQIDEFERVQAERIYRGFGVVGPMLASYKAGDKPDNFQDYWQQLYEMRSKLPNDLLALRHQAKAQIKSGEEGFSLQFPVYPAFDWEKSPSGD; encoded by the coding sequence GTGAAACGCTTTCTGCTTGGCTTGGCCTGCACCTTGATCATCGCTGTGGGCGCCGTCGCCAGCGATTCCGGCCGGGTGTATCTGCCCGTGGATGACGCCATGGAGGCCGTCGATCACACCCTGTCCACTGCAAGACAGCACAAAAAACGGGCTCTGATCATCATGGGGGCCAACTGGTGTCACGACAGCCGCGCGCTGGCGACCAGCCTCCAGTCAGAAGAAGTGGCCGAAACGGTTTCCGAAGCGTTCGAGATCCAGTTTGTGGACGTGGGCTTTCTTGAGAAGAATTTTGAAATCAATCGCCGCTTCGGCCTGCCGGTTATCTTTGGCACTCCCACGGTACTGGCGATCGATCCGGAAACGGAACAGCTGATTAATCGGTCTTCACTGCACATCTGGAGCAACGCCGCCAGCTTCAGCTCCGACGAAGTCCAGGAGAAACTAATCGCCTTGCGAAATGTGCCACTAGAACCACTGGAACCAATAGAACAACGCGAACCACTGGCCAGCCTGATGGCACAGATCGATGAATTTGAGCGGGTGCAGGCAGAACGCATCTACCGCGGCTTCGGCGTCGTGGGTCCAATGCTGGCCAGCTACAAAGCGGGCGACAAACCCGACAATTTCCAGGACTACTGGCAACAGCTTTACGAAATGCGCTCCAAGCTACCGAATGACCTACTAGCGCTTCGCCACCAGGCGAAAGCCCAAATCAAATCAGGAGAAGAGGGCTTCTCACTCCAATTTCCGGTCTATCCGGCCTTTGACTGGGAAAAGTCCCCGTCAGGCGACTGA
- the rsmI gene encoding 16S rRNA (cytidine(1402)-2'-O)-methyltransferase — protein MGSDQVLYVVATPIGNLADMVPRAIEVLQSADLVAAEDTRHSQRLFSHFSITTPLVAYHDHSDDKRTGELLAQLEGGRTIALISDAGTPLISDPGYRLVREARSRGIKVVPIPGACAFVAALSAAGLPSDRFSFEGFLPAKPGARANALQALAADPRTLVFYEAPHRVADTLDAMTEIFGAEREAVIARELTKAFETFHLAPLQELAAWVRADSNQQRGEIVLMVRGADVSQAGEVDAEAQRVMKLLMSELPPKRAAALAAEITGVKKKALYNWGLEQKS, from the coding sequence ATGGGGTCGGATCAGGTGCTATATGTAGTCGCAACACCGATTGGCAATTTGGCGGATATGGTACCGCGAGCCATTGAAGTTCTACAATCCGCCGACCTGGTGGCGGCGGAAGACACACGTCACAGTCAGAGACTTTTTTCCCACTTCAGCATCACAACGCCGCTGGTTGCCTACCATGACCACTCGGACGACAAACGTACCGGCGAGTTGTTGGCCCAGCTGGAGGGAGGGCGCACTATCGCCCTGATCTCCGATGCGGGCACCCCCCTGATCTCCGATCCCGGTTACCGCCTGGTCCGCGAGGCTCGCAGCCGCGGCATTAAAGTGGTTCCTATCCCCGGTGCCTGCGCGTTTGTGGCCGCGCTGAGCGCTGCGGGCCTTCCCAGTGACCGCTTCAGTTTCGAAGGTTTCCTGCCGGCCAAGCCCGGTGCCAGGGCCAATGCCCTGCAGGCGCTGGCCGCTGATCCGAGGACCCTGGTTTTTTACGAGGCGCCCCACAGGGTCGCGGATACGCTCGATGCGATGACAGAGATTTTCGGAGCCGAGCGGGAGGCGGTGATTGCCCGGGAGCTGACCAAGGCGTTCGAGACCTTCCATCTGGCCCCGCTCCAGGAACTGGCAGCCTGGGTACGGGCGGATAGTAACCAGCAGCGCGGAGAAATTGTGTTGATGGTGCGAGGAGCGGATGTCAGCCAGGCCGGGGAAGTGGACGCGGAAGCGCAGAGAGTCATGAAGCTGCTGATGTCAGAGCTGCCACCGAAGCGTGCCGCCGCACTGGCCGCGGAGATCACCGGGGTAAAGAAGAAGGCGCTCTATAACTGGGGGCTGGAGCAGAAATCCTGA
- a CDS encoding penicillin-binding protein activator, whose amino-acid sequence MSAQSRRTPQMFARVAAGALALALAACQTPAPKPGAQPQMPVTGPAASRASAQQLLQSARSLPSPQRDQQSLQAAAILYDLGEAEGAREAVTQIDPNQLSDVQFARYAHVYGNILASDDEFFRALDLAASPRLDGTWLQLPRETSLPLRDLRADLWGLLGDLDSAIAERQQIAMMAQDTEMVAENNDGFWQLLTQLPSSELHLRADETNDPLMRGWYELALVGRDTQTDISSQLTALSRWRQQWPRHTAASNPPQALRLLEQLAAQRADHVALLLPLSGPLGSAGRAIRDGFMAAYYTSLEAGAPTPKVQVYDTGTEKPFDELYQEAVNAGAQAIVGPLDKQKVANLVATEKLPVPTLALNYADEGRLTSDLVQFGLAIEDEARQVARQAYRQGHRQAMILAGDSGWGQRGADAFTEEFQQLGGSVSVRRTFHDRSNFSKLVSDTLLIPESKSREAALRRQLAAPMEFTPRRRGDVDMLFLLAQPEQARQINPMLAFFYASDLPVFATSQVFAGTVNRERDRDINGVRFTALPWLFEGENQTKQAIESQASPAPAFARLYALGADAFRLFPRLPMLRQFPEQRVHGLTGALSLTADGRIVREQVWARIDKGAPVPITTAVEPLAPPAESIELSSSGENL is encoded by the coding sequence ATGTCCGCCCAGTCCCGGCGCACGCCTCAGATGTTCGCCAGAGTTGCCGCCGGCGCACTGGCTCTGGCCCTGGCCGCCTGCCAGACACCGGCGCCCAAGCCTGGCGCCCAGCCCCAGATGCCGGTCACCGGCCCTGCGGCGAGCCGCGCCAGCGCCCAGCAACTACTGCAGAGCGCCCGGAGCCTGCCGTCTCCCCAACGCGACCAGCAGAGCCTGCAGGCGGCGGCCATTCTATACGACTTGGGTGAGGCTGAGGGCGCCCGTGAAGCGGTCACACAGATCGACCCGAACCAGCTGAGCGATGTGCAGTTTGCCCGCTACGCCCATGTCTACGGCAACATTCTGGCCTCCGACGACGAGTTCTTCCGGGCTCTCGACCTGGCTGCCTCGCCGCGCCTCGACGGCACCTGGCTACAGCTTCCGCGGGAAACCTCCCTGCCTCTGCGAGACCTTAGGGCCGACCTCTGGGGGCTGCTCGGGGACCTGGACAGCGCCATCGCCGAGCGCCAGCAGATCGCTATGATGGCCCAGGATACGGAGATGGTCGCCGAGAATAACGACGGCTTCTGGCAACTGCTTACCCAGCTGCCCTCCAGCGAGCTGCATCTGCGCGCAGATGAAACCAACGATCCGCTGATGCGGGGCTGGTACGAGCTGGCCCTGGTAGGACGCGACACCCAGACCGATATCAGCTCCCAGCTGACCGCTCTCAGCCGCTGGCGTCAGCAGTGGCCACGACATACTGCTGCCAGCAACCCGCCTCAGGCCTTGCGCCTGCTGGAGCAACTGGCAGCGCAGCGGGCTGACCATGTTGCCCTGCTACTGCCACTGTCCGGCCCACTGGGCAGTGCCGGCCGCGCGATTCGCGACGGCTTTATGGCCGCTTATTACACGTCCCTGGAAGCGGGGGCGCCCACTCCGAAAGTGCAGGTTTACGATACCGGCACCGAAAAGCCGTTCGATGAGCTCTACCAGGAAGCCGTCAACGCCGGCGCCCAGGCCATCGTAGGCCCGCTAGACAAGCAGAAGGTCGCTAACCTGGTGGCTACCGAGAAGCTGCCGGTGCCCACCCTGGCGCTCAACTATGCCGATGAAGGCCGCCTGACCAGTGACCTGGTGCAGTTCGGGCTGGCAATTGAGGATGAGGCGCGTCAGGTTGCCCGTCAGGCCTACCGCCAGGGCCACCGCCAGGCCATGATCCTCGCCGGTGATTCCGGCTGGGGGCAGCGCGGTGCCGATGCCTTTACCGAGGAATTCCAGCAGCTGGGCGGCTCAGTTAGCGTCCGCCGCACATTCCACGACCGCAGCAACTTCTCCAAACTGGTCAGCGACACCCTGCTGATCCCGGAGAGTAAATCCCGGGAAGCCGCCCTGCGTCGCCAGCTGGCTGCGCCAATGGAGTTCACCCCCCGTCGACGCGGCGATGTGGACATGCTGTTCCTCCTCGCCCAGCCGGAACAGGCCCGCCAGATCAATCCGATGCTGGCCTTCTTCTATGCCAGCGACCTGCCGGTGTTCGCCACTTCCCAGGTATTCGCCGGCACGGTTAACCGGGAGCGGGACAGGGATATCAACGGCGTTCGCTTTACCGCCCTGCCGTGGCTGTTCGAGGGTGAGAACCAGACCAAGCAGGCAATCGAGTCCCAGGCGTCCCCTGCGCCGGCCTTCGCGCGACTGTATGCGCTGGGCGCAGATGCTTTCCGCCTCTTTCCGCGCCTCCCCATGCTGCGCCAGTTCCCCGAGCAGCGGGTCCACGGCCTGACCGGTGCGCTGAGCCTGACAGCTGACGGCCGTATCGTGCGCGAACAGGTGTGGGCGCGGATCGACAAGGGGGCACCGGTGCCCATCACCACGGCGGTGGAGCCACTGGCCCCGCCGGCAGAGAGCATCGAACTATCCAGCAGCGGTGAAAATCTTTAA